A region of Tachyglossus aculeatus isolate mTacAcu1 unplaced genomic scaffold, mTacAcu1.pri SUPER_32, whole genome shotgun sequence DNA encodes the following proteins:
- the LOC119921864 gene encoding olfactory receptor 4A15-like, which translates to MEKRNNVTEFLLLGLTRNPELQKSLFVLFLIIYLVTLLGNLLVVITIKASQNLSSPMYYFLWYLSFIGAFYSSFTTPKMIVDSLSAKKVISYDGCMVQLFLSHFFGRTEVILLIVMAFGHYMAICKPLHYLIIMNRQECVLLVGVAWVLGFFHSIIQIPILFRLPFCDPNVIDPFFCDMYPLLELACTNTYVVGLSVAINGGLICTVCFLTLVVSYMVILNSLKSYSSEGRCKALSTCGSHVKVVMLFFVPCIFTYMRPASTFPMDKTVAIFYVFSTPVLYP; encoded by the exons ATGGAAAAAAGGAACAATGTGACCGAATTCCTTCTCTTGGGACTTACCCGGAATCCAGAGTTGCAGAaaagtttatttgttttgtttctaatcATTTACCTGGTAACTCTTTTGGGAAACCTGCTTGTGGTTATAACCATCAAGGCCAGTCAGAATCTCAGCTCCCCTATGTACTACTTCCTCTGGTACTTATCTTTCATAGGTGCTTTCTACTCCTCTTTCACTACTCCCAAAATGATTGTAGACAGCCTGTCTGCTAAAAAAGTCATATCCTATGATGGCTGTATGGTCCAGCTCTTTCTATCACACTTCTTTGgaag gacagaggtcATCCTTCTCATTGTGATGGCCTTTGGTCATTAcatggccatctgcaaacccttgcacTATTTGATCATCATGAACCGGCAGGAGTGTGTCCTACTGGTGGGGGTAGCCTGGGTATtgggcttctttcattcaataattcaaatTCCCATTCTATTCCGGCTGCCCTTCTGTGATCCCAATGTCATTGATCCTTTTTTCTGTGACATGTACCCTTTGTTGGAACTTGCCTGCACAAACACCTACGTCGTGGGCCTGTCAGTGGCTATCAACGGTGGCCTGATCTGCACTGTCTGTTTCCTCACGTTGGTCGTCTCCTACATGGTCATCCTGAACTCCCTAAAAAGTTATAGTTCAGAGGGAAggtgcaaagccctctccacctgtggctctcacgtcAAGGTTGTCATGCTGTTCTTtgttccctgtatcttcacctacatgaggcctgcctccaccttccccatggacAAAACAGTGGCCATATTCTATGTTTTCAGTACTCCCGTGTTATACCCCTAG